From a region of the Cyprinus carpio isolate SPL01 chromosome B21, ASM1834038v1, whole genome shotgun sequence genome:
- the LOC109061498 gene encoding folylpolyglutamate synthase, mitochondrial-like, with the protein MLRLFRVLERLRACSEFSARNRHWTKVTELSVRLYSTKAAPQFRRMDYQDAVCTLNTLQTNASALEQVKRERGHPELQLQAMRGFLQRAGLKVDELDRLNIIHVTGTKGKGSTCAFTEQILRNYGFRTGFYSSPHLVQVRERIRINGQPIGKELFTKYFWQVYCRLEETKDAHGGSMPAYFRFLTILAFHIFLQEKVDLAVFEVGIGGAYDCTNIIRRSWVCGISSLGIDHTSILGDTIEKIAWQKGGIFKPGVPAFTVKQPDGPMKVLQERAEEIGCSLSVCPDLEEYQSEGSLRLGLAGHHQRSNASLALQLSHTWLQRHFLTDPVSSSPVEFSGVSPAPAFQPSPAMIKGLAETEWPGRNQTLKHGPVTYFLDGAHTTRSMQACVRWFNEIAPQHERNAGGPVMRVLLFNATGERDCAAMLKLLVPCLFDFAVFCPNITEAIATCNADQQNFNVSVENMLTRCLDNQQSWRVLNGQEEKPGAELLIGGGLPLVPERQSHTLVFPCILSALQWISQGRDSVLSDPNRCVIPVKPSINAKADPLREAVNIHVLITGSLHLVGGALKHLDPALNS; encoded by the exons ATGCTGCGACTGTTCCGCGTGCTGGAGCGTTTACGCGCGTGTAGCGAGTTTTCCGCGCGCAACCGACACTGGACCAAAGTCACCGAGCTGTCAGTGAGACTCTACAGCACCAAAGCGGCTCCGCAGTTCCGAAGAATGGACTACCAG GATGCGGTTTGCACCCTCAACACCCTCCAGACGAACGCCAGCGCGCTGGAGCAGGTGAAGAGAGAGCGAGGTCACCCCGAGCTCCAGCTGCAGGCCATGAGAGGCTTCCTCCAGCGGGCAGGACTCAAG GTAGACGAACTTGATCGGCTAAATATTATTCACGTAACTGGAACGAAAGGAAAG ggtTCAACATGTGCCTttacagaacagattttgagaaactATGGCTTCCGGACTGGATTCTACAG TTCACCTCATTTGGTGCAAGTGAGGGAGCGAATCAGAATCAACGGGCAGCCAATAGGAAAAGAGCTTTTCACCAAATACTTCTGGCAGGTGTATTGTCGACTGGAGGAGACAAAG GATGCCCATGGTGGCAGCATGCCTGCTTATTTCCGCTTTCTCACCATCTTGGCCTTTCACATCTTTCTGCAGGAGAAG GTTGACTTGGCTGTCTTTGAGGTTGGGATCGGTGGAGCGTATGACTGCACAAATATTATCAG GCGTTCCTGGGTGTGTGGCATCTCCTCTTTAGGCATAGATCACACCAGCATACTGGGAGACACCATTGAGAAAATTGCCTGGCAGAAAGGAGGGATTTTTAAG CCAGGAGTTCCTGCATTCACAGTCAAACAGCCTGATGGGCCGATGAAGGTGCTTCAAGAGAGAGCAGAAGAAATTGGG TGTTCGTTATCAGTGTGTCCTGATCTGGAGGAGTATCAGAGCGAGGGTTCGCTCAGGTTGGGTTTAGCCGGTCATCATCAGCGCAGTAACGCTTCTCTGGCTCTACAGCTCTCACACACCTGGCTGCAGAGACACTTCCTCACAG ATCCCGTGTCATCATCTCCAGTGGAGTTCAGCGGTGTGAGTCCAGCTCCAGCCTTCCAGCCCAGTCCTGCAATGATAAAAG GTCTGGCAGAGACTGAGTGGCCTGGGCGCAATCAAACACTAAAACACGGTCCTGTGACGTATTTCCTGGACGGAGCTCATACCACACGCAGCATGCAGGCCTGTGTCCGCTGGTTCAACGAGATCGCACCACAACATGAGAGAAATGCAGG GGGTCCGGTGATGAGGGTCCTCTTGTTCAACGCTACAGGAGAGAGAGACTGTGCTGCTATGCTCAAACTGCTCGTA ccCTGTCTTTTTGATTTTGCTGTGTTCTGTCCAAACATCACAGAGGCCATAGCGACCTGTAATGCAG ACCAACAGAACTTTAACGTTTCTGTGGAGAACATGCTCACACGTTGCCTGGACAACCAGCAGAGCTGGCGCGTTCTGAATGGCCAGGAGGAGAAGCCAGGGGCGGAGCTTCTGATCGGAGGCGGTCTGCCATTGGTGCCAGAAAGACAGAGCCACACACTGGTGTTTCCCTGCATCCTCAGCGCTCTGCAGTGGATCAGTCAGGGAAGAGACTCGGTGCTGTCAGACCCGAACAGATGTGTCATACCCGTTAAACCTAGCATAAACGCGAAAGCCGATCCGCTACGAGAGGCTGTAAACATACACGTCCTCATCACAGGTAGTTTACACCTGGTGGGAGGGGCTTTAAAACACTTGGACCCTGCTTTAAACTCATAA